The genomic DNA CCGATTGAAGAAGAAGATCAGTAGCGACGAGATCCTCAACCTTGCCGTGGGAGCGTACGACAGGCACTTTACGAAGTCCGAGATCGATGGCCTGGTGTCCTTCTACGGCACTCAACTGGGAAGGAAAGCGATTTCGGTCCGGAATGAAGTACTCGCTGAGACAGAATCGGGCGTAGAGAGGCTTGGGAACAGATGGGGAAAGGATGCGATGGCAGAAGTCCTCGAAGAAAACCCTGATCTGAGCAGAGAGATGCAGGCGGCCGGAAGTGCGGATTCAAAGCGCTAGATCAGGTTCCAGGGCAGCGTTCGAGCTCATTCCAGGAATCGCGAACAGGCGCGGTTGCGCCGGCTCGGGCCTGACTGCAACGGCTGAAGACTGTCTGCCCAAGAAACAACTACGATTTCCGAACTCATGAAACGCAGAATTCTCATCTCTCTTTTCGCATGTTTTTTTTTTGGCTTCGCTCAACCCGCCTCGACTCAAACGTCGTCCGAGTCCTCCAAGGTTGCTTCGGCTGTGCAAGCGAAGTCGCCAGATCTGAATTCGATGGAAGGGATTGTTTCTGCGACTTACGATGCGATCTCTTGTCCAGCAGGCAAGAAGCGGGACTGGGATCGTTTTCTTTTACTCTTCTATCCCCGCGCACGGTTAATTCTAAATCCCGCATCGCCCCTTTTGTCAACCGCGGAGTCACGAGTGATGTCGCCTCAGGATTACATCCGACTCTGGCCGCCTGTCGAGAAGAAAGGATTACTTATGCGGAGTATTTCAAACAAGATTGAACATTACAGAGACATCGCGCATGTTTTCAGCACTTATGAAATGCGGGACAAAGCCGACGACGCGCAAGCATTTCAGCGAGGCATCGCCAGTTTTCAGTTGTTCAATGACGGGAAGCGGTGGTACGTGATCACGATGTTGTGGGAAGGCGAAACCCGAGAGAATCCGATACCGGCGGAGTACCTGATAGGGAAGTAGCCCGCGTGGTTACGTGGTTCCAGCCGCCTGGCATTGCTCGGCGTGTTGCCGGGCGGACGTGATTCGCAATCAGCATGGCGCTTATGCGTTCGTTTTTCCTCAGGGCTGGACTCTCGATCGTTCTCAAAAAGATTTCAGAATGGTTGGTCCTGACAAAGTTGACTTATGCGGGTGGCCATTGCCTCAACCAACGCCCAAACAATCACTTGAGCTTGAAACGTACGTTCTCGTGCAGTCATTTGTGCTGCTGTGCGGTGCTAATTTCCACTGGGGCAAACTTTTGATGTGTCGGGGAAAAATGGGAGGGCCTGGGGTTGTTCTTGATATGCCGGCACAAACTAAAGAGGCCCCCCGGAAGATTCTTGCGTTCATGGCAAAGAGCGGCAGACAATTCCGCCCCTTCTATTTCCTGATACCCACAGAGCGAGGGAAGGACAAGTCGCAGCGATACTTGGCAATATTGCGCACTCTTAAGTTTCCCGCGTTGGAAAATTGCGCAATGAAGTGAGCCTTACAGGATCCTCGGCGGCCTTACTCGTCGCCCACCATTCCGGCTCTACAAACCATTTCCGAAACCGGACCGAACCAGGGCCATTGTCTCGAATTCAGGGGAATTGTTCTTGAGATCCGCAATCCCGTGAGCGAGTTGCCATCCTCGTTACTGACTCGAATCCCGCGGCGTTCGAAATCCATCCAGACGTTTGTTCCTTCGGCGAACTTTTCAGTATCAGTCGAACCGGAGAGACGGTAGCACGTCCCAGACGAAATCTGCCTGCAAACAATTGCCAGTTCGCCTGCTTCGGTACGGCCTGCGACACTGCAGGTGATCGCCCCTCGTTTCTTTGCCTGTGCGACGGAAAGGCAGGAGCTAAGGATCAGTACGATCAGAAAAGCGTGTTGCATTCGCATAATCGCTCAATCTAATGAGGCGCTGCGGAGGAAACACTCCGAATCTTGCTTTCAAATTTCTTTAATGGAAGAAATTAACCGCTATTACGGGCGCCACCGAGAAGGAAGTATTGTGGCCAGGCGCGAGCACGCGGGCACCCAGGATAATGCCCAGACTGGGAGACATGTTGTACTCGATCGCGGGCGCAAAGCCATATGTCCAGCTCGATCCGCTGTTGAATACGACCTTGTTCCCAAACTGAGTTCCAAGCACAGGGGTATTTCCATTGTGTTGGTAGATAGCATCGAGGGCGAACACCCAGTTCCGAGTCATGCTGTATTCCCAGGCAGCGTCGATAAACAAAGATTTTCCCGGTTCGGCATGGCCATTAAAACCGCTCGTGGTGCCGTACACGCTCAGATCGCTCACGTCTACATCGCTCGAAACAGATCCCGACACGTCGAGCCGGGTGCGCAGGATCCGGCCATTCGGGAGCCAAAAATAGGTTTGCGAATTCAGGGCCACTGTAGTGGTGTAAGCGCCAGCCCCAAGAGCATCGAGGGCTCGGGTTCCGAGGTGGTCGTATTTCCCGATCGGGAATGCCTGCTGGATCTGGATGGCAGTGGTGGGCACCCAGCTGTTTTCGTGAAACTGGGTCAGACGATACTGACCAAGCAGGCTGATGTCGCCCAGTTGGATTCCGGAACTGGTGCGGTCGGCAACTTTGTTGTAGCCAATGATCGGAATGATTCCGACCGTGAACTTGTTGGCTAAACCATATTCTACGTACGCCCTTGATCCGAATGCGTGGGTATGTGGGCTGATGACATCGTACAGATACGGTTCTACGAGGAAATGACCGCGCGCCAGTGTATTGGCGGAGTTCGCCAGCAGCGGCCCGGTCCACCACGCGTCTTCGAGCGTTTGGCGGTGGCTGGAGGGTGGAGCATTCGGTTGTTGGCCAGTCGCAAAGCCGACGCAGGACGCGAAAGCGATTGCCGCCGAGAGAATTGGCAGAACCGTCGCACTGAACGGAATTCTGATCACTTCAACCAATCCGGAAGTGTCAACTGCTGGCGCGGCAAACCTTGTTTGGTAGTTGCTAATGCGTAGGCGAGAACCGAGACAACTGCAATGTTTTCCCGCAACTCGTCTGGATTGATTTTGTCGAGGGTGTCAGCGGCCGTGTGATGGTAATCGAAATAATTGCGGGTGTCCTGTATTGGAGCGAATGCTGGGACTCCGCGAAAATGCAATGGGATCAGGTCCGGGGCGGCTTCTTCGGAGCGACGCAGTATACCGGCGCCTGCCTGCTTCAATACATCTGAGACAGGTTGCAGGATGTTGGGAATCGCCTCGTCTCCGGTTACATAGACGCCTATTGCGTGTCCTGCGCCTGAATCGCTCTCTATCGCAGCGAAGTGACTTGCCATTTCGCCGGCATGTTCTCTGGCATAAGCACGCGCCCCGAGCAGCCCGGGTTCTTCTCCCATCCAGACAATGATTCGAAGAGTGCGGCTCGGCTTGAGATCCAGCTGATGCACTAAGTGCGCAGTGGCAAGTGCAACGGATACTCCGGCGGCGTCGTCGAGAGCGCCTGTTCCGAGGTCCCAGGAGTCCAGGTGACCTGACACGATGACGATCTGATCGGGATGATCAGTCCCGCGCAGATCGGCAATTACATTGTAAGAGTCGACTTCTCCTTGAAGGTTCGAGCCGAGGAGTAAATGGAAGCGAACTTTTCCTTGCGCCGATAGCCTGCTGATCAGGTCGGCATCTTCCGCTGCGATTGCCGCAGCGGGAATGTTTGCCGTTTGCATATAGTCCGTAGCGCCAACGTGCACCAGTCGAAACTCGGACCCGCCAACTGAGCGAACCAGAACGGCCGCCGCTCCCAGTTTTGCGGCAAAGGCACGTCCGTCGTTGCGATATTCAACCGCCTCGTTATACGCATCAAACGCGAAACCTGCATTCGCCATGCGCGCGTCGAAGCGTTTGTTGAAGAGGATCATCTTGCCGGCGATCTTTTCTCGTGGCATCGCGCTGAGTTCGGCAAAATCATTTACTGGAACGACCTCGGCAGTAATTCCCTCCGATGAGGTCGCCACTCCCGCTGCCCCTAGCGCTGCGACGACAATTTTCTGCGTTGTGCCTGGCACCTGTCCCGGGTACGCGACGAGTTCGGCCCGTTCCTCGCCCCGACTCCAACGCGGAACCTTGACTTTCTCGAGATGTACGTCGAAACCAAGGCTGCGAAGTTCGCTTGCCACGTACTCGACCGCCGCGGCTGCCTGCAGCGACCCTACGGGGCGCGGACCTATGCTGTCGGTGAGATGCGCCAGTTGTTCATATCCATATCTGTCTTCCAGCGCCGCCGAGTGTAACCGGCGCAGCGCGTCCAAGGTTGATGCTGTCCATCCCGGTGTGTCCGTTTGCGCTACCGCCGGACCGGCAGAAATGGCTCCGAACAATACGACCATCAAGAGCAGAACCATCGTTGAAGAAACCCGCGGAATTGTTGTGCCTGAATACATGAATCATCTTTCTCCACGCGCAGAGAGAATGTGCATTGCTCGCTTGACTAATGCCCGAATTGGAACAGGAATGCGACTGCGAGACCGGGAGACAAATTAAATCTTCCGGCGGCTATGTCGGTGACGTTAACGTCTGCAAATGGTCCAGTAGCCGGCGTTTCGAGCGCGAATACGTTAGCGCCTATTTCAGAACAAGGGATATTGTTAGATACAACGCGGCAACTGAAAGCAGAATCACTCCGGCCCGCCTGATCCAGCGAAGCTTCTGCGGCGTCGCCGTCGCATTGCTGCCAACGAAGAAGACCTGAGGCCAGAGGGTAGCGATGAAACCAATTACGCCCGGAATCGTTGCCTCAACAAATGACACTTATGCCGCACTCCTTTTGTCTGGATAGCATCCAGTCTGCAATATCTCCGATCGCGATGCTCGCGGCAATAGCCACTTTCAGAAAAATCGTGGAGACCACCAGGCCTCCGATGGCTAACGCGGCGAACACGAACTGGTGTTCGACATCGCCTTCGCCGGCAGCCTCATCGAGTAAACATCCTGCCTCAAGCAGTCGCGATGGGCGAACATCTCAACGCAGGCGTCGCTCCAGGGAACACCAATGAATCAACACAAGTATGCGAGAAGTGAACGAGAACGCCGAGTTCTTGTCTCGAGACTTCAGAGGTTCTCGCTCAATCTGCTAGGACGAGACGCTTTGCCGACCGATACATCGACGGAACTACGTTTCGGCTAAGAGAGGTCCTCGAAGAGGGTAAATCGGCCATATTCAAGTTGAGCTGTGTGAGATTCTTCAGGGCTTTCCGCTTGCAATTCTTGTCGACCCTTTGATTATGAAGGGCAGCTGTTCTCTCACGCAGTCAGGATTCTTTTAAGCACGCGCACTGCACCGGGTATTTGTTCCTCACGAGTGTTTCCGAATCCGAGCACAAGGCCTTGTTGCGAAGGAGTTCCAATGTAGGAGAGAGACAAAGGCGAAAGCCACAACTTCCGCTCCGTGGCCTTTACGGCGATCTCCTGATCGCGCTTGCCATCGCTCCGCATTAGAAGAGTTACGTGCATGCCCGCTTCTGCTCCCACAATCCTGCAGAGATCGCCCAGTTGGCGTTGAATTTCGTCAACCAGCACCCGCCGACGTGTGGCATAGATCGTTCGCATTTTGCGAATGTGACGCGCGAAGTGTCCCTCGCGAATAAATTCTGCGACGATCGCCTGCGTCGCATCAGCCGGGCACAGATCCATCGATTGACGGACGGCTGCGAAGCGCTCCAGAAGGTCACGAGGAACCACGATGTAGCCCAGCCGCAATGATGGGAAGAGAACCTTGCTGAATGTGCCGACGTAGATCACTCGAGCGCTTCTGTCGAGCCCCTGCAGCGATGCGATCGGCAGTGCGTCGTAGCGAAATTCGCTGTCGTAGTCATCTTCAATGATCCAGGCACGTGCTTTTTCAGCCCACTCCAGCAACTGCAGTCTGCGGCTCACATTCATGGTTACGCCAAGTGGATACTGATGGGAGGGCGCGACAAATGCCGCCCGCGCATTCCGGCACAGCTTTGTTCCAATAGCAACCATCAAACCTTCCTTGTCTACAGGTACGGGAACGATCCGGCACCCGGCAGCTTTTAAAACATGGTGCACCAGCCAGTAGCCGGGTTCCTCAACCCAGACCTGAGCATCTGCATCGAGCAACACGCGTACGGAAATGTCCAACGCCTGCTGCGACCCGCTGACGATCATGATCTGCTGTGGCTCACAGCGTACGGATCGCGAAGTTCTAAGATATGTTGCGATCGCCTGCCGCAGTTCATAGGAACCGAGAGGATTCCCATACTGAAGTCCGCTGACTTTCATATTGCGCGCGTAACGCGATACGAGCTTGGACCATATCCGCAGAGGAAATTCCTCCAGCGCCGGCTGACCTACCTGGAAAGGGCCCAGGGATTCAGCCCAGACCGGTCTCTCATATTTCGGCAGGCAGGAGGCGTGTGCCGAAATGACTCGCACTTCTGACCGGGTTCCAACCGCAACTTCCGCCGGATGCGAGTTCGGCCGCCGGGGCAGTGAACTCGCGACGAAAGTTCCTGAACCAACCCGACTCTCAAAATAGCCTTCGGCCAGAAGTTGGGAGTACGCATTCAACACAGGCATGCGCGAGACTTCAAGATCGCGAGCTAGTTCGCGCGAAGACGGAATCAGCTCGCCAGGGCGCAGATTCCCGCACAGGATCCTTGTGCGATAGCTCTCATAAATTTGCTGATGAAGCGGGTCCGGTGAGCCTCGATCAACTGCCAGCAGAGCCGGGATTCTTCTGAGCGAATTCAGAGTGCTGCTGGTGGTCATATCAAACTTCGCAAAAGTGGTTATTGTCTATAGCCACTTTTATGTATATCAAATTAGGAAATGCAATTGGAATCTTTCGCAAGGCAATTCTGCAATTGGTGGAAGCGGCGTGAACTGGGTTTCTTTTTTACGAAAGAGGTCTGTATGCGTAAGGCCGTTTTTCAGGCTCTGCTCTTTTTGATGACAGCGGCTGTGCCGGTTGCGAGCGCAGCGCAGTCGTTTGTACTTGATCTGCCGACTGCAAGCCCGCGCGCGCAGATTTCTCAAAGAATCGGGCTCACAGAGATCACCATCAACTATCACCGACCTCTTGT from Acidobacteriota bacterium includes the following:
- a CDS encoding peptidase M28 family protein, giving the protein MVVLFGAISAGPAVAQTDTPGWTASTLDALRRLHSAALEDRYGYEQLAHLTDSIGPRPVGSLQAAAAVEYVASELRSLGFDVHLEKVKVPRWSRGEERAELVAYPGQVPGTTQKIVVAALGAAGVATSSEGITAEVVPVNDFAELSAMPREKIAGKMILFNKRFDARMANAGFAFDAYNEAVEYRNDGRAFAAKLGAAAVLVRSVGGSEFRLVHVGATDYMQTANIPAAAIAAEDADLISRLSAQGKVRFHLLLGSNLQGEVDSYNVIADLRGTDHPDQIVIVSGHLDSWDLGTGALDDAAGVSVALATAHLVHQLDLKPSRTLRIIVWMGEEPGLLGARAYAREHAGEMASHFAAIESDSGAGHAIGVYVTGDEAIPNILQPVSDVLKQAGAGILRRSEEAAPDLIPLHFRGVPAFAPIQDTRNYFDYHHTAADTLDKINPDELRENIAVVSVLAYALATTKQGLPRQQLTLPDWLK
- a CDS encoding PLP-dependent aminotransferase family protein, with translation MTTSSTLNSLRRIPALLAVDRGSPDPLHQQIYESYRTRILCGNLRPGELIPSSRELARDLEVSRMPVLNAYSQLLAEGYFESRVGSGTFVASSLPRRPNSHPAEVAVGTRSEVRVISAHASCLPKYERPVWAESLGPFQVGQPALEEFPLRIWSKLVSRYARNMKVSGLQYGNPLGSYELRQAIATYLRTSRSVRCEPQQIMIVSGSQQALDISVRVLLDADAQVWVEEPGYWLVHHVLKAAGCRIVPVPVDKEGLMVAIGTKLCRNARAAFVAPSHQYPLGVTMNVSRRLQLLEWAEKARAWIIEDDYDSEFRYDALPIASLQGLDRSARVIYVGTFSKVLFPSLRLGYIVVPRDLLERFAAVRQSMDLCPADATQAIVAEFIREGHFARHIRKMRTIYATRRRVLVDEIQRQLGDLCRIVGAEAGMHVTLLMRSDGKRDQEIAVKATERKLWLSPLSLSYIGTPSQQGLVLGFGNTREEQIPGAVRVLKRILTA